The Endozoicomonas montiporae CL-33 genome contains a region encoding:
- the hfq gene encoding RNA chaperone Hfq — MSKGHSLQDPYLNVLRKERVPVSIYLVNGIKLQGQIESFDQFVILLKNTVSQMVYKHAVSTVVPSRPVRLPMQGSDMPEHEQE, encoded by the coding sequence ATGTCAAAAGGGCATTCTCTACAAGACCCTTACCTTAATGTGCTGCGTAAAGAGCGCGTGCCGGTTTCCATTTACCTGGTAAATGGTATCAAGCTCCAGGGGCAGATCGAGTCTTTCGATCAGTTCGTGATCCTTCTGAAGAACACTGTAAGCCAGATGGTTTATAAGCACGCTGTTTCTACAGTAGTGCCGAGCCGTCCGGTTCGCCTGCCAATGCAAGGTTCTGATATGCCAGAGCACGAGCAGGAATAA
- a CDS encoding ATP phosphoribosyltransferase regulatory subunit: MTVADRWLLPDGIEEILPPRARRAEALRREMLDLFDCWGYDLVIPPHLEFLESLTAGVGHDLELQIFKVTDLMTGRTMGLRADTTPAVARIDAHNLTDEGPVRLCYEGSVFHAQPASLGASRSPIQLGAELYGHAGPESDIEVISLMLETLSVVGIDSPNLDLGHVQIYRALVASAGLDRDQEQLLFDALQRKATCEVEELLAGWHVDADHLGLDIVSMFKALASLSGKVDVIAKARDVLVNAPLEVFAALDALENIAQAITRQYPKVNLYLDLGELRGYNYHNGVVFAAYVSGHGQAIAKGGRYDGVGRAFGRARPATGFSTDLKALLDFKPCDVEARTVIFAPADVDSAIVRTLRQQGLRVIIELPGQKTDAVSSGCNQQLAYRDGDWQVEAL; this comes from the coding sequence ATGACCGTCGCCGATCGCTGGCTGTTGCCGGATGGGATTGAAGAAATTTTGCCACCCCGCGCACGCAGGGCAGAAGCTCTGCGCCGGGAAATGCTGGATTTGTTTGATTGTTGGGGTTACGACCTCGTCATTCCTCCGCATCTGGAGTTTCTTGAATCCCTGACTGCTGGTGTTGGTCATGACCTCGAGTTGCAGATTTTCAAGGTGACAGACCTGATGACCGGTCGTACTATGGGGCTTCGGGCTGATACCACGCCTGCGGTAGCTCGCATAGATGCGCATAATCTGACGGACGAAGGCCCGGTGAGACTCTGCTATGAAGGCAGTGTGTTTCACGCACAGCCCGCCTCGTTGGGAGCATCCCGCTCGCCCATTCAGTTAGGCGCAGAGCTTTACGGTCATGCAGGACCTGAAAGTGATATCGAAGTGATTTCACTGATGCTGGAAACGCTCAGCGTTGTAGGCATAGACTCCCCCAATCTGGATCTTGGTCATGTGCAGATATATCGCGCACTGGTGGCCAGTGCCGGGTTGGATAGGGATCAGGAACAGCTTCTGTTTGATGCATTGCAACGCAAGGCGACCTGTGAAGTCGAGGAACTGTTGGCTGGCTGGCATGTTGATGCTGATCATCTTGGACTTGATATTGTGTCAATGTTCAAGGCTTTAGCTAGCCTTTCAGGCAAAGTGGATGTCATCGCAAAAGCCAGAGATGTTCTGGTAAATGCACCTCTGGAAGTGTTTGCCGCACTGGATGCGCTGGAAAATATTGCACAAGCTATTACCCGACAGTATCCGAAGGTCAATCTGTACCTGGATCTGGGTGAATTGCGTGGTTACAACTACCACAACGGGGTGGTATTTGCTGCTTATGTTTCCGGGCATGGACAGGCGATTGCCAAGGGCGGTCGTTACGATGGCGTGGGCAGGGCGTTTGGCCGTGCCCGTCCGGCGACCGGTTTCAGTACAGACCTGAAAGCGCTGCTGGATTTTAAACCGTGCGATGTTGAAGCACGAACCGTTATTTTTGCACCGGCTGATGTGGATTCTGCGATTGTGCGGACACTGCGCCAGCAAGGCCTGCGGGTAATCATTGAATTACCGGGGCAAAAGACAGACGCGGTAAGCTCGGGCTGCAACCAGCAGCTGGCGTACCGTGACGGAGACTGGCAGGTCGAGGCTTTATAG
- the hflX gene encoding ribosome rescue GTPase HflX: MFFERHEGGENAILVHLDMTDDKEREDPHEFRELARSAGISEIDFVTVSSNKPSPRYFIGQGKVEEIQQLVKLHEADVVLFNHALSPSQERNLEKEFECKVVDRTGLILDIFAQRARTFEGKLQVELAQLQHLSTRLVRGWTHLERQKGGIGLRGPGETQLETDRRLLRVRIKSITKRLDKVRKQRDQGRRYRKRAEVPLVSLVGYTNAGKSTLFNALTESDVYAQDQLFATLDPTLRRLDLPDVGESVLADTVGFIRHLPHKLVEAFRATLEETAQADLLLHVIDAHDPERLDNIKQVHDVLEEIKADEVPRLQVYNKIDLLENVEPKIQRDDQGKPVRVWVSAMQGEGLELVLQAVAELLGEDLVQGTLRLEPAQGKVRSRLYQLGAIQSEEYAETGELLLDIRLPRHDFDRISKQEGLQKSCLVER; this comes from the coding sequence TTGTTTTTTGAACGCCATGAAGGTGGTGAAAATGCAATTCTTGTCCATCTGGATATGACCGATGACAAGGAGCGCGAAGACCCTCACGAATTCAGGGAGCTGGCCCGTTCTGCCGGAATTAGCGAAATTGATTTTGTCACGGTCAGCAGTAATAAACCTTCGCCACGTTATTTTATCGGGCAGGGAAAAGTAGAAGAAATCCAGCAGCTGGTGAAGCTGCACGAAGCCGACGTGGTGCTGTTCAACCACGCACTCTCACCCAGTCAGGAACGTAACCTTGAAAAAGAATTCGAGTGCAAGGTCGTTGACCGCACCGGCCTGATTCTGGACATCTTTGCCCAGCGGGCGCGCACCTTTGAAGGTAAACTGCAGGTCGAACTGGCTCAGCTGCAACATCTGAGTACCCGTCTGGTACGTGGCTGGACTCACCTTGAGCGTCAGAAAGGCGGTATTGGTCTGCGGGGACCGGGTGAAACCCAGCTGGAAACGGACCGCCGTTTACTGCGGGTTCGAATTAAAAGTATTACCAAGCGGCTGGATAAAGTTCGCAAACAACGTGACCAGGGACGCCGATACCGCAAACGCGCCGAAGTACCGCTGGTTTCTCTGGTGGGTTATACCAATGCCGGTAAGTCCACACTGTTCAACGCGCTCACCGAATCCGACGTGTATGCTCAGGATCAGCTGTTTGCCACGCTGGACCCAACCCTGCGTCGTCTTGATCTGCCCGATGTGGGTGAATCCGTGTTGGCGGATACGGTAGGTTTTATCCGTCATCTGCCGCATAAGCTGGTAGAAGCTTTCAGGGCAACGTTGGAAGAAACCGCTCAGGCAGACCTGCTTTTACACGTTATTGACGCACATGACCCTGAAAGGCTTGATAATATCAAACAAGTGCATGACGTTCTGGAAGAGATTAAGGCCGACGAAGTACCAAGGCTTCAGGTTTACAACAAGATTGATCTGTTGGAAAACGTAGAGCCGAAAATCCAGCGTGATGATCAGGGTAAGCCGGTCAGGGTGTGGGTTTCAGCCATGCAGGGCGAAGGTCTGGAACTGGTGCTTCAGGCGGTAGCCGAACTGCTGGGTGAGGATCTGGTGCAGGGAACACTTCGTTTAGAACCCGCTCAGGGCAAAGTCAGGTCTCGACTTTATCAGCTGGGTGCGATTCAATCAGAAGAGTATGCCGAGACGGGGGAACTGCTGTTGGACATTCGTTTACCGCGACATGATTTCGACAGGATTTCCAAACAGGAAGGATTGCAAAAGAGCTGTCTTGTAGAACGTTAA
- the hflK gene encoding FtsH protease activity modulator HflK: MAWNEPGGNNQDPWGGGNKGKNQGPPDLDDALRKLQDKLNSLFGGGKSGGKSGGNSGGGNSASSGSSSGMFVGVLILAAVAYIWNAVYTVDEKERAVILRFGQFHQTVEPGLHIYFPPFETKYQEKVTELRTYNLRQQMLTEDENIVEVSMSVQYNIGDVKSYVLNVAKPLISLEEASQSALRHVVGSSEMYQVLTEGRETMGVEVRKRLQDYQDAYGTGLKVNKVNIESAQPPKEVQAAFDDVIRAREDEQRAKNRADAYANKVVPEARGQAQRELEEANAYRDELVARAEGEADRFLKLLSEYRREPNVTRERLYLETMESVLGTTSKVLVDVEGGNNMMYLPLDRLNQPRQAGQSTDGSSGLSQQDLSNIANQVTEELNRRVSSARSSTGRTTR, from the coding sequence ATGGCCTGGAACGAGCCGGGTGGAAACAACCAGGATCCTTGGGGTGGTGGTAACAAAGGGAAAAATCAGGGACCACCTGATTTGGACGATGCATTACGAAAGCTTCAGGATAAATTGAACTCCCTTTTTGGTGGTGGCAAAAGTGGCGGCAAAAGTGGAGGCAACTCCGGAGGGGGTAACTCTGCTTCTTCGGGTTCTTCTTCAGGGATGTTTGTCGGTGTTCTGATTCTGGCCGCCGTGGCCTATATCTGGAACGCTGTCTATACCGTTGACGAGAAAGAGCGTGCTGTTATTTTGCGCTTTGGTCAATTTCATCAGACTGTTGAGCCGGGTCTGCATATTTACTTCCCGCCTTTTGAAACCAAGTATCAGGAAAAAGTCACTGAGCTGCGTACCTACAATCTGCGTCAGCAGATGCTGACAGAAGATGAAAACATTGTTGAAGTGTCCATGTCGGTTCAGTACAACATTGGTGATGTTAAGTCTTATGTGCTTAATGTAGCCAAACCCCTGATCAGTCTGGAAGAGGCTTCCCAAAGTGCGTTACGTCACGTAGTAGGTAGCTCCGAGATGTACCAGGTGCTGACCGAAGGCCGTGAAACCATGGGTGTGGAAGTTCGCAAGCGATTGCAGGACTATCAGGACGCTTACGGCACAGGTTTGAAGGTTAACAAAGTTAACATCGAGAGCGCCCAGCCGCCTAAAGAAGTTCAGGCTGCTTTTGACGATGTAATCCGTGCCCGTGAGGATGAGCAACGCGCGAAAAACCGTGCAGACGCTTATGCCAACAAGGTGGTTCCGGAAGCACGTGGTCAGGCTCAGCGTGAACTTGAAGAAGCCAATGCTTACCGTGACGAACTGGTGGCCAGGGCCGAAGGTGAGGCGGATCGTTTCCTGAAGCTGTTAAGCGAATACCGTCGTGAGCCCAATGTAACCCGTGAACGTCTGTATCTGGAAACCATGGAAAGTGTTCTTGGTACAACCAGCAAAGTACTGGTGGATGTTGAAGGTGGTAACAACATGATGTACCTGCCACTGGATCGTCTGAATCAGCCCAGACAGGCGGGTCAAAGCACCGATGGTTCATCGGGTCTTTCACAACAGGATTTATCGAACATCGCTAATCAGGTGACCGAGGAGTTAAACAGGCGAGTGAGTAGTGCGCGAAGCAGCACCGGGAGGACTACACGATGA
- a CDS encoding DUF2065 domain-containing protein — translation MEFGKQLLVAISLMLVLEGILPFLYPQRWRNLVAKLSEIDDRQLRIAGLVSMIVGVIMLNIVI, via the coding sequence GTGGAATTTGGCAAGCAATTACTGGTTGCAATCAGCCTGATGCTGGTGCTGGAGGGCATACTTCCTTTCCTCTACCCTCAGCGCTGGCGCAATCTGGTGGCAAAGCTCTCTGAGATTGATGATCGTCAGCTGCGAATAGCGGGGCTGGTCAGCATGATAGTCGGTGTCATTATGCTGAATATCGTTATTTAA
- the miaA gene encoding tRNA (adenosine(37)-N6)-dimethylallyltransferase MiaA, which produces MATDTLNPTELPPVICLMGPTASGKTDLAIRLSEVLPCELISVDSALVYKGMNIGTAKPTAEELARAPHRLIDIKDPSEPYSAAMFREDALREMAEITARGKIPLLVGGTMLYFKILRDGIAELPSADPQVRERILREAEESGWPELHKRLESVDPETAERLKPRDAQRIQRALEVFETTGKPLSVWHQEQKNQQLPYRLTNLAIAPKERSVLHERIKMRFEQMIESEFEAEVRGLYARGDLDPSLPAIRAVGYRQMWSYIEGETGFDEMIERGIIATRQLAKRQLTWLRGWSDIDWLDSLSPSLLDDALKVLKSARIY; this is translated from the coding sequence ATGGCGACCGATACTTTAAACCCGACTGAACTGCCCCCGGTGATTTGCCTGATGGGGCCCACGGCGTCCGGCAAAACGGATCTGGCGATACGCTTATCCGAGGTACTTCCCTGTGAGTTGATCAGTGTGGATTCTGCACTGGTTTACAAAGGAATGAATATTGGTACGGCGAAGCCTACAGCGGAAGAACTGGCACGAGCCCCGCACCGCCTGATTGATATCAAAGACCCGTCTGAACCCTACTCGGCAGCAATGTTTCGTGAAGATGCCCTGCGTGAAATGGCCGAGATCACGGCTCGTGGGAAAATCCCGCTTCTGGTGGGGGGAACCATGCTGTATTTCAAAATACTGCGTGACGGTATTGCGGAACTGCCTTCTGCTGATCCTCAGGTACGTGAACGTATTTTGCGTGAAGCTGAAGAATCTGGCTGGCCAGAACTGCACAAACGTCTGGAGAGTGTTGATCCCGAAACGGCAGAGCGACTCAAGCCTCGTGATGCTCAGCGTATTCAACGCGCACTAGAGGTGTTTGAAACCACTGGTAAGCCTTTGTCGGTTTGGCATCAGGAGCAGAAAAATCAGCAGTTGCCTTATCGGCTGACCAATCTCGCTATTGCTCCAAAAGAGCGTTCAGTGTTGCATGAGCGCATAAAGATGCGTTTTGAACAGATGATTGAAAGTGAGTTTGAAGCAGAGGTTCGTGGATTATACGCACGGGGCGATCTTGATCCGTCTCTGCCAGCCATTCGTGCGGTTGGGTATCGTCAGATGTGGAGTTATATTGAAGGCGAAACGGGCTTTGATGAAATGATCGAGCGGGGCATTATTGCTACCCGGCAATTAGCCAAAAGACAGCTGACATGGCTGCGTGGCTGGTCGGATATTGACTGGCTCGACAGTTTATCTCCCTCTTTGTTGGATGATGCCTTGAAAGTGCTGAAAAGTGCCCGAATATATTAG
- a CDS encoding SRPBCC family protein encodes MKKFWAFLLLILLLLMLLLLMLLPQKNPRIRLQSQAFINQPVLQVWEKLSDLSQLQSYLLFVDDSEVTKLQKKGEGTQRTIYLKNKHNVQEEVIEWDQGQGFVLRLHKPSFFLPFHDVETRYRIESDDEAGLRTDLAVTLTVRPRFGLLGRWLLAPFMTTRFQRLLDDLADGLKYYCETGLPVTEQTVTTFRQ; translated from the coding sequence ATGAAAAAATTCTGGGCATTCCTGCTGTTAATTCTGTTGCTATTAATGCTGTTGCTATTAATGCTGTTGCCACAAAAAAATCCTCGTATTCGATTGCAGTCTCAAGCTTTCATCAATCAACCTGTTTTACAGGTGTGGGAAAAGCTGTCTGACTTATCCCAATTACAGAGCTATCTGCTGTTTGTTGACGACAGTGAAGTCACAAAGCTTCAGAAAAAAGGCGAGGGAACGCAGCGCACGATCTACCTGAAAAACAAACATAACGTACAGGAAGAGGTGATAGAGTGGGATCAGGGGCAAGGGTTTGTTCTTCGGCTCCACAAACCGTCATTTTTTCTCCCGTTCCACGATGTGGAAACCCGTTATCGTATCGAATCAGACGATGAAGCAGGGCTTCGCACTGATTTGGCGGTCACGTTGACGGTTCGTCCCCGTTTTGGGCTGCTGGGGCGCTGGCTGCTGGCACCCTTCATGACAACCCGTTTTCAGCGTTTGCTGGACGATCTGGCTGACGGGTTGAAATATTATTGTGAAACCGGTCTGCCGGTGACAGAACAGACAGTCACCACTTTTCGACAGTAA
- a CDS encoding helix-loop-helix domain-containing protein — MHASTLSLAAVLAAKAWYHDTANTDLLVFDKKSTGIYWNPPLDLNTDLTEKLPRVPDHNLPGTIPDAKTALVILVQGGGTYSIEIRGDTWEWNQDSLVKDECTLETGETLHKIICTDVPENSFRSFGLYGISNGQLRVSMGGTISLASLAFIPLTTSAGLDNDEHWRKIRQSEFYLKTILQQQRKRIDEIYNIKKKTEDMFTFKPSWMKLHEKLRNESIKIITARDEEAIVISGTDLDKEDNKKILRLRLPKGKPYLIEADIFDENRLKYSGTLPDGLKMITFSGGSESGGSDVEADDSNQLTREEVESIIEQRNRQRKLEIAAQERARQAKIKDAFTVLQQAVHVEGKTSRYNILRAAIEYIAYLTSILEISNEPASANPEVQQTGACYQAEAPRLVADSRRCTNNVKPAPISVPLPPSGEIDHKTSSSDRLPMSAETEMELGLFLQYFGVDHLDGNRLELFVKVLVDMGDALRIGDITEVAEVAENIDGDTINTLVSINMSSDKMRKFFNIDIDRKESDEHAKKTIIAIVQKAEEILEKITKDIEDAEADTE, encoded by the coding sequence ATGCATGCATCAACACTCTCCTTGGCAGCCGTGCTCGCCGCCAAGGCATGGTATCATGATACTGCCAATACAGATCTTCTTGTTTTCGACAAAAAATCAACCGGTATTTATTGGAATCCCCCACTTGATCTTAATACCGACCTTACTGAAAAGCTCCCCAGGGTACCTGATCACAATCTCCCGGGAACAATACCAGACGCAAAAACCGCTCTTGTCATTCTTGTCCAGGGCGGGGGGACGTACAGCATAGAAATCCGGGGCGATACCTGGGAGTGGAATCAGGATTCTTTAGTCAAAGATGAATGTACGCTGGAAACAGGAGAGACTCTCCACAAAATAATTTGCACAGATGTTCCTGAAAATAGTTTCCGGAGCTTCGGTTTGTATGGTATTTCAAACGGTCAATTGCGGGTTTCTATGGGTGGCACTATTAGTTTAGCTAGTTTAGCGTTCATCCCTTTAACAACGTCAGCGGGACTGGATAACGACGAACACTGGAGAAAAATCCGGCAAAGCGAATTTTATCTGAAAACCATTTTACAGCAGCAAAGAAAACGTATCGACGAGATATATAACATAAAGAAAAAAACAGAAGACATGTTTACGTTCAAACCAAGCTGGATGAAATTGCATGAGAAACTTCGCAATGAATCCATAAAAATAATAACCGCTCGTGACGAAGAAGCAATAGTTATATCCGGCACCGATCTCGACAAAGAAGATAACAAAAAAATATTAAGATTAAGACTTCCGAAAGGAAAACCCTATCTAATTGAAGCGGATATTTTTGATGAGAATCGCCTGAAATATTCTGGTACATTACCTGATGGGTTGAAAATGATCACTTTCTCTGGCGGAAGCGAAAGCGGAGGGTCCGATGTCGAGGCTGATGACTCGAACCAGCTTACCAGAGAGGAAGTCGAGTCTATTATTGAACAACGAAACCGTCAAAGAAAATTAGAAATTGCCGCCCAGGAAAGAGCAAGACAAGCAAAGATAAAAGATGCCTTTACCGTGCTACAACAGGCAGTCCACGTCGAAGGAAAGACTTCCAGATATAACATATTACGTGCAGCGATTGAGTATATAGCCTATTTGACGAGTATATTAGAAATTAGCAATGAGCCTGCATCAGCCAACCCTGAGGTTCAGCAGACAGGAGCGTGCTATCAAGCCGAAGCGCCAAGGCTTGTGGCCGATTCTCGCCGTTGCACAAATAACGTAAAACCGGCACCTATCTCAGTGCCGCTTCCCCCATCTGGTGAAATTGACCATAAAACGAGTTCTTCTGATCGTTTGCCTATGTCGGCAGAAACTGAAATGGAGCTTGGTTTATTTCTTCAGTATTTTGGGGTAGATCATCTTGATGGCAACCGCTTGGAATTATTCGTGAAAGTACTTGTAGACATGGGTGATGCCCTGAGAATCGGAGACATCACAGAAGTTGCAGAAGTTGCAGAAAATATAGATGGCGATACTATAAATACTTTAGTTAGCATCAATATGTCATCAGACAAAATGAGAAAATTTTTCAATATTGATATTGATAGAAAGGAGTCAGATGAACACGCCAAAAAGACTATTATCGCAATAGTTCAAAAAGCAGAGGAGATTTTAGAGAAAATAACTAAAGACATTGAAGATGCTGAAGCTGATACTGAATAA
- the hflC gene encoding protease modulator HflC, with product MSQKGFSALLIGLVALIVAWSSLFVISERERAVQLRFGQLVKDDIQPGLHIKIPFVDNVRVFDARLQNLEVPSERFLTLEQKAVIVDSYIKWRIDDVSRFYRATAGDLFRANTLLSQRAESRMRNKFGALTLNEVVSGQRDRLMNEITNELNSVARDELGVTVIDVRVKKIDLPPQVSDSVYERMSSERDKEAQEYRSKGLEMAEGIRANADREQRVIMANAYRDAEMIRGDGDAKAAEIYAKAFRQDPEFYAFTRSLEAYRKSFNSTGDIMLLEPDSDFFNYLNNKSGK from the coding sequence ATGAGTCAGAAGGGTTTTAGTGCTCTGTTGATAGGTCTGGTGGCTCTGATCGTTGCCTGGAGCAGTCTGTTTGTGATCAGCGAGCGTGAGCGTGCCGTTCAGCTGCGTTTTGGTCAGCTGGTTAAAGACGATATTCAACCTGGCCTGCACATCAAAATACCGTTTGTTGATAATGTCCGGGTATTTGATGCCCGGTTGCAGAATCTGGAAGTGCCATCCGAGCGTTTCCTGACTCTGGAGCAGAAAGCCGTTATCGTAGACTCGTACATCAAGTGGCGTATTGACGACGTAAGTCGTTTCTATCGTGCGACTGCCGGTGATTTGTTCCGGGCTAATACCCTGCTGTCCCAGCGTGCGGAATCCCGTATGCGGAACAAATTTGGTGCTTTGACTCTGAACGAAGTAGTGTCCGGCCAGCGTGACCGTCTGATGAACGAGATTACCAATGAGCTGAATTCGGTGGCTCGTGATGAACTGGGTGTGACGGTTATTGATGTTCGGGTCAAGAAAATCGACCTGCCACCTCAGGTAAGTGACTCGGTTTATGAGCGTATGTCATCCGAGCGTGACAAAGAAGCTCAGGAGTATCGCTCCAAAGGTCTGGAAATGGCGGAAGGTATTCGCGCGAATGCCGACCGTGAACAGCGGGTTATCATGGCGAACGCTTACCGTGATGCGGAAATGATTCGTGGTGATGGTGATGCGAAAGCGGCGGAAATCTACGCCAAGGCGTTCCGTCAGGACCCTGAGTTCTACGCCTTTACCCGAAGCCTTGAAGCTTATCGTAAGTCCTTTAACAGCACTGGCGACATCATGTTGCTGGAGCCTGACAGTGACTTCTTTAACTACCTGAACAATAAATCAGGCAAATAA
- a CDS encoding adenylosuccinate synthase → MGKTVVVLGTQWGDEGKGKIVDLLTEQAEAVVRFQGGHNAGHTLVIDGEKTVLHLIPSGILREGVVCYIGNGVVLSPEALLKEIHMLEEGGVPVRERMKISPSCPLILPYHVALDQAREAARGKAKIGTTGRGIGPAYEDKVARRGLRVADLLHPERFAQKLKEVMEYHNFALQHYYKADPVDYQSVLDEALAMGKEIAPMIDRVVDRIHGHHGNGDNILFEGAQGSLLDIDHGTYPFVTSSNTTAGGVSTGSGFGPLYLDYVLGITKAYTTRVGSGPFPTELFDEVGAHLAKQGNEFGATTGRPRRCGWFDAVALRQSVQINSVSGLCLTKLDVLDGLETIKICTGYKNAEGESITTPVDADEYEALEPVYEEVPGWSESTFGAKSLDVLPENARAYIKRLEEVVGTPIDIVSTGPDRVETIILNQPFG, encoded by the coding sequence ATGGGTAAGACTGTTGTCGTACTGGGCACCCAGTGGGGTGATGAAGGCAAAGGTAAAATCGTGGATCTGCTCACCGAGCAGGCTGAAGCGGTAGTACGCTTTCAGGGTGGACATAATGCTGGCCACACCCTGGTGATTGATGGCGAAAAAACCGTTCTGCACCTGATTCCATCCGGAATCCTGCGCGAGGGCGTTGTGTGCTACATCGGTAATGGTGTTGTGCTGTCCCCTGAAGCTCTGCTGAAAGAAATCCACATGCTGGAAGAAGGCGGTGTACCTGTACGCGAGCGTATGAAGATCAGCCCTTCCTGCCCTCTGATTCTGCCTTATCACGTTGCTCTGGATCAGGCTCGTGAAGCCGCACGTGGTAAAGCGAAAATCGGTACCACCGGTCGTGGTATTGGTCCGGCCTACGAAGATAAAGTAGCCCGTCGTGGTCTGCGTGTTGCCGACCTGCTGCACCCTGAGCGTTTTGCCCAGAAGCTGAAAGAAGTGATGGAATACCACAACTTCGCATTGCAGCACTACTACAAGGCTGATCCGGTTGATTACCAGAGTGTTCTGGACGAAGCACTGGCTATGGGCAAGGAAATTGCTCCAATGATCGACCGCGTTGTTGACCGCATCCACGGTCACCACGGCAACGGCGACAACATTCTGTTCGAAGGTGCTCAGGGTTCTCTGCTGGACATCGACCACGGTACCTACCCGTTTGTAACGTCTTCTAACACCACTGCTGGTGGCGTTTCCACCGGTAGCGGCTTTGGTCCTCTGTACCTGGATTACGTACTGGGTATCACCAAGGCTTACACCACCCGTGTAGGTTCCGGACCTTTCCCGACCGAACTGTTCGACGAGGTGGGTGCACACCTGGCCAAGCAGGGTAACGAGTTTGGTGCGACCACCGGTCGTCCACGTCGTTGCGGTTGGTTCGACGCTGTGGCTCTGCGTCAGTCCGTACAGATTAACTCTGTATCCGGTCTGTGTCTGACCAAGCTGGACGTTCTGGACGGTCTGGAAACCATCAAGATCTGTACGGGTTACAAGAATGCTGAAGGCGAGTCCATCACCACTCCGGTTGATGCGGACGAGTACGAAGCGCTGGAGCCGGTTTATGAAGAAGTACCGGGTTGGTCCGAGTCCACCTTCGGTGCCAAGAGTCTGGACGTTCTGCCAGAAAATGCCCGTGCTTACATCAAGCGTCTGGAAGAAGTCGTTGGTACGCCAATCGACATCGTTTCTACCGGCCCTGACCGTGTAGAGACTATCATCCTGAATCAGCCATTCGGCTAA